A portion of the Acipenser ruthenus chromosome 38, fAciRut3.2 maternal haplotype, whole genome shotgun sequence genome contains these proteins:
- the LOC117965008 gene encoding U6 snRNA-associated Sm-like protein LSm2, protein MLFYSFFKSLVGKDVVVELKNDLSICGTLHSVDQYLNIKLTDISVTDPEKYPHMLSVKNCFIRGSVVRYVQLPADEVDTQLLQDAARKEAMQQKQ, encoded by the exons ATG CTGTTCTACTCGTTCTTTAAGTCGTTGGTGGGGAAGGACGTGGTGGTGGAGCTGAAGAATGATTTGAG TATCTGTGGAACTCTGCATTCGGTTGATCAG TATCTGAACATCAAGCTTACAGACATCAGTGTCACAGACCCGGAGAAATACCCCCACATG CTTTCGGTGAAGAACTGTTTTATCCGTGGCTCCGTGGTGCGGTACGTACAGCTACCTGCGGACGAGGTGGACACGCAGCTACTGCAGGACGCCGCTCGCAAAGAGGCCATGCAGCAGAAACAGTGA